Genomic segment of Thermoanaerobaculia bacterium:
TGCTGCGTTTCTATTTCTCGCAGCCGGAGCTCGACGACGACACGGCCGACAAGCTCGACTTCCTCGTCACGATCGCCGCCGCGCGTCCCGAAAGCGCGGTGACGCAGCCGCGGGAGCGCGAGGACGCGGAGCGGCTCTTCGAGGCGATCGTCTCCGGCTGTTCCTGGCCCGCCGTCGACGGCGACGAGGCGGCCGCGCTCGTTTCCGCCATGGACGAGCTCGCCGCCGACGTCGCGGCCTGCCGTTCGTTCGAAGACCTCGTCCGGGAGCGGCGCGTCGAAAACATCCGCACGATCAAGCGTCGGCTCGGGTTCGCGCTCGCCAACCCGCGCGTCCTCGCTTCGGTCGGCCTCGCGAACGTCCGCACCCGGTCGGTGTTCCACCGGTTCTTCGAGGAGGAGCGGCAGCGGATCCAGGAGGCGGCGGAGCGGATCGAGAACCTGGAGCGTGAAATCGCGCACGGCGGGCCCGTCCCCCCCGAGTTCGAGCGGTTCCGCGACGCGCGGCGCCAGTTCGAGCACCTCCAGGAGGAGGCGAACGTCCGCGCGGGCGACCTCCTCGCGCTCAAGCACCGGATCTCGGACGTGCTGGAGAAATTCGACCTCCGCCGGATCGACGGCGACGAAATCGACGACGCCCTCGAGATCGACGAGGATCTCCCGTCCCGCGGGACCGAAGACTCCGCCGGCGCGCTCCGCGAGGCCATCGACAAGGTTCTCGCCGCCGTCGAGATGGGAGAGGGGAACCTGAAGGAGATCGGGAACCTGGGGCTCGAGAGCTGGGAAGTCCGCGCGGCCAAGCGGGCGATCGCCGGGAACGGCCGCGCGATCTCGGACCGCGACGCCCTGCTGCTGGAAGGCGCCGCCCTCCGAGTCCGCGCCGAAGAGGACGTCGGACAGTGGACGCGCGCGAAGAAGATGGGACGCCCGCTGCCCCCCCTTCGCGCCCGCGCGGAGGAGACGCTCCGGCTGGCGGCCGACACCGATCGCCGTTTCGCCGCGCTCATCCACGAGGCCGGAGAAGAGTCGCTCCCCGAGGAAGTCAAGGCGCTCGTCCGTTCCCGGTTCCGGCTGCTGTACGCCTACTCCGGGCTCTGGCTCCTCCACGACGCCGAACCCGCGTGAGCCGCCGGCGCCGTCGGGCGCTGTGCTAGAGTCGCCGAAAACCTCCGATGAAAAGGATCGTCACGGTCTCTTCCGGGAAGGGAGGCGTCGGAAAAACGACGTTCGCCGTCAATTTCGCGCTCTCCCTCGCGACCGCCGCCCCGACGATCCTCGTCGACCTCGACACCGGGACTTCCTCCGTGCGCAACAGCATCGACGCACCGGTCGACAAGGATCTCTACCACTTCTTCCGCAAGGACGCGCCCCTGACGGAGTGCGTGACCCGCCTTCCCGCGTCGCTCGATCCGACGGGACGCTACCGGGATTTCGGATTCGTCGCGGGTCCCCGCCACATGATCGAGGACATCACGAATTTCGGGGAAGCCGCCCGGGCCAAGCTGATCGGCGCCATCAACCGGCTCCCCGCGACGTACGTGGTCGTCGACCTGAAAGCGGGGCTGGACGCCAACGTCATCGACTTCCTGCCCTACTCGAATTCGGGGATCCTGATCTTCACCCCGGAGCTCCCGGCCGCCACCCTCGCCGCTTCCGACATCGTCAAGGCGATTCTCTTCCGGAAGCTCCGGATCCTTTTCGCTCCCGGCTCCCCCGTCTACGACCGCGCCGCGCTCTCGTCGCACGATCCGCGGATGATCAGCGAGCTCCTCGACGCCGTCGAGGACGTCTACGACGATTCGATCCCGAACATCGACGCGTTCCTGGAGGACCTCGGCGGGAGCCTCGGCGACGACCCTCTCGTCGACCTCCTCCGCGAGAGCGTCGAGGACTTCCGCGTCTATTACGTGCTCAACATGTTCAACGGAGTTCGCGAGTCGTACGAGACCGCGATCGAGCCCTTCGTCTCGAACCTCGTCGAGAACGTCTCCGCCCGGCTCCCGGTCACGAACCTCGGCTGGATCGTGAGACACGACCGCATCCACGAGGCGAACCGCCGCCGCTGCCCGGTGCTCCTCTCCCCGGACCCCGAGCCCGCTCCGCCTCCGGCTCCGACGGCCGCGGAGCTCGAAATCCAGGCGCTCGAGCGCTCTTTCCTGCGGCTCGAGCCCGAGACGCGGGCCTCCGCCCCCCCTCGCCCGCGCTTCCGTCCCGCCGACCCCGCCCGGGCCCTCGACCGGCAGCTCGAGGCGTTGCGGGCCATGTACGCCGACCAGCGTGAGTCGGGAGTCCGGGAGAATTTCTCCTACATCACGCACCGGGCGCTCCACCTGATGGAAAGCGTCCGGACCTCGGAGTTCGGGGAGACCCGGATCTGCAGCCGGGAGGAAATCCTGGCACATCTCTTGCCCCGGTCCGAGGCGACGGGATGAGCCTTCGTGCCCCGGCGTTTTTGACTTCTTCCGGGGATCGCTGATAGAAACGCCCATTCCGGAATTCCGGACCGCAGGAGGATCATGAGCACCGTCGAAGCCGTCAACCCGAAGAAGATCACGGCGCGGAAGATCCACCGCGGCCTCTCGGGGAAGGACCTGCGCGAGCTGGCGCGGCGCGAAGAGACCACCTCCGCGTACGGCTCCCCCGTCTACGCCACCCGCGTGAAGAACCGCTCGGCGAAGGACACGTACGTCGTCGAGAACGGGGTGCTCCTGGGGAAGCACCAGAAGGGAATGGATCCCGAGCGGGCCGCCGAGCTCGTCCGCAAGCTCCAGGAGTCGCTCGCCGACCGGGAGCTGATCCAGGTCGACCGCCGCATGGGGATGGCGCCCGAGGCCTCGCTCCACTGCCGGCTTTTCGTTCCG
This window contains:
- a CDS encoding P-loop NTPase, with translation MKRIVTVSSGKGGVGKTTFAVNFALSLATAAPTILVDLDTGTSSVRNSIDAPVDKDLYHFFRKDAPLTECVTRLPASLDPTGRYRDFGFVAGPRHMIEDITNFGEAARAKLIGAINRLPATYVVVDLKAGLDANVIDFLPYSNSGILIFTPELPAATLAASDIVKAILFRKLRILFAPGSPVYDRAALSSHDPRMISELLDAVEDVYDDSIPNIDAFLEDLGGSLGDDPLVDLLRESVEDFRVYYVLNMFNGVRESYETAIEPFVSNLVENVSARLPVTNLGWIVRHDRIHEANRRRCPVLLSPDPEPAPPPAPTAAELEIQALERSFLRLEPETRASAPPRPRFRPADPARALDRQLEALRAMYADQRESGVRENFSYITHRALHLMESVRTSEFGETRICSREEILAHLLPRSEATG